A genomic segment from Melanotaenia boesemani isolate fMelBoe1 chromosome 9, fMelBoe1.pri, whole genome shotgun sequence encodes:
- the LOC121646244 gene encoding uncharacterized protein LOC121646244, which yields MERSAMANEMKKRKIDWKQIGDMMKKTFPLRRKEIVVEEPLVAEVKERWPALFSEQQIEAEFARVTSVSLKGSLYAGLDQYLVRFLELYNAKSGIVGLQRLTKSLADDSSILKKRTVLLLGLPYFLKEDPSCLFKTVQATDNEDVFTKGMKAGIVLVKEGEDIIDVSVVLEEAVFLCDLRDVPNAVAMLMGLLFALNIDYPKKLRYTFEVIQKVLMNIGGGQCSSLVHGLRNRLLRTTV from the exons ATGGAGAGATCAGCCATGGCCAAtgagatgaagaaaagaaagattgaCTGGAAGCAAATTGGTGATATgatgaaaaaaacttttcctttACGAAGAAAAGAGATTGTGGTAGAAGAACCACTTGTGGCAGAAGTCAAAGAAAGATGGCCAGCCTTGTTCTCTGAGCAGCAG ATTGAAGCAGAATTTGCTCGCGTGACATCTGTTAGCCTGAAAGGTTCCCTCTATGCTGGGCTAGATCAGTATCTGGTGAGGTTCCTGGAGCTGTACAATGCAAAAAGTGGGATTGTTGGTCTGCAGAGGCTCACAAAAAGTCTTGCTGATGAT agCTCCATACTGAAGAAGAGGACTGTTCTTCTGCTGGGCCTTCCTTATTTTCTCAAGGAGGATCCCTCATGCCTTTTCAAGACTGTGCAG GCTACAGACAATGAGGATGTATTTACAAAGGGAATGAAAGCTGGCATTGTGTTGGTGAAAGAAGGAGAAGACATCATTGATGTTTCAGTGGTCCTCGAGGAAGCAGTGTTCCTGTGTGATCTGAGGGATGTCCCAAATGCTGTTGCCATGCTGATGGGACTTCTTTTTGCCCTCAACATCGACTACCCAAAAAAACTGAGGTACACCTTTGAAGTCATTCAGAAGGTCCTCATGAACATTGGTGGAGGACAGTGTTCCTCTCTTGTGCATGGGTTACGAAACAGACTCCTTCGGACAACTGTTTAA